A window of Ammospiza nelsoni isolate bAmmNel1 chromosome 19, bAmmNel1.pri, whole genome shotgun sequence contains these coding sequences:
- the BPTF gene encoding nucleosome-remodeling factor subunit BPTF isoform X1: MRGRRGRPPKQQQPAAAAAPASAPAPAGPIGGLRSRQRGSSRGRWAAAAQAETAGPKQKGAGAAQASSPAAAASPRGGGKRKAGGGGSSTPGGGGSGGKGRGRAGAAGAGGGGGAGGSCNSQGRAASSRRSISKVVYDDHESEEEEEESMVSEEEEEGDPEDNQDSEEEEEEEIMEEEDDDDSDYPEEMEDEDDASYCTESSFRSHSTYSSTPGRRRQRAHRPRSPILEEKDIPPLEFPKSSEDLMVPSEHIMNVIAIYEVLRNFGTVLRLSPFRFEDFCAALVSQEQCTLMAEMHIVLLKAVLREEDTSNTTFGPADLKDSVNSTLYFIDGMTWPEVLRVYCESDKEYHHVLPYQETEDYPYGPVENKIKVLQFLVDQFLTTNIAREELMSEGVIQYDDHCRVCHKLGDLLCCETCSAVYHLECVKPPLEEVPEDEWQCEVCVAHQVPGVTDCVAEIQKNKPYIRHEPIGYDRHRRKYWFLNRRIIIEEDSESEKDKKIWYYSTKIQLAELIECLDKDYWEADLCKTLDEMREEVHRHMDVTEDLTNKARGSNKSFLSAANDEILDIIRARKGEIVEDKNTGDEEAEKAKSDVDNDQTDAERDKEESGDQDKIEETQSEQDVEKEKTEEATVVGDKSNCVTCSPDDSTTNPPAAENSCSEGKDAVGCQSETLDSNNVAEKKVASELPLELSEETGQMIPSSGSAAPPQADVENSSGSELGSGQNDSIKTLDDAENAERGSQASEDLGEKSNGDRSDSPGAGKGAPGSTRMLTRLRNPDSKLSQMKSQQVAAAANEANKLYKETREVLVVNSQGEVSRVNTKKDVVIKGNINNYFKLGQEGKYRVYHNQYATNSFALNKHQHREDHDKRRHLSHKFCLTPAGEFKWNGSVHGSKVLTISTLRLTIIQLENNIPASFLHPNWASHRSNWIKAVQMCSKPREFALALAILECAIKPVVMLPIWRESLGHTRLRRMTAIEREEKEKVKKKERKQEEEETMQQATWVKYTFPVKHQVWKQKGEEYRVTGYGGWSWISKTHVHRFMPKLPGNTNANYRKLLSTKSEDEKCNLDKRKGAAKVKAEKDRAKDSRDLQAKEKDVSETLEKVQVKEEKLREDKLEVDSISENLDHAKDTVAKDTDGENDKVVKEEPMDVDDVKIESSIKDEDSHCKRDIINVSEGFHLRTCYKRKVKSSKLDGLLERRIKQFTLEEKQRLEKMKLEAGAKTGGIRSVSPQKNTEELQVRNGKEGGQFGSPSQDQSYISDQTQAEDAEQDRLPISKAGDEDEPSLHLSNRLSKEGQLLDEDCPQSSEGDSSVQNNPEPSTADKHQGQEALGESESSLVDGLKQTSAEGRIKWDASETAQKPLKQKLPITRVSQRELGNLGPLVPESSCRRDAVGTLEKPDSEGDSEQQSKDPENNCMIKSHMETMSSQESEMEEEIPVKTESKSEKLIFHQKSANKDLESFKTGLISERNLESQGLEHMDGENDNKDLLSSKLTEANGRKKGQELKVETGTMNKYLDQTNVNTITDKKNNKDEETETEKEKSSFQMNGKDNDIKALSNDDCLVKNTCEAKAGGDIEPKVNNINKAIPEHEIKPLTFKESSVKPFMNGDIMGEDTKDKNNVASKSHLQSSPESGESLQPPDEVPKCVQKTEEKQLSPERSASGGSASLPAQPVCKENNLNSETESMETEASEEKKVAPSPVTSCEESILSSHFADQNGINKMENINGESKMKTVITEVTTTTSTVSTESKTVFKVAETGAASDEKTTVVSSTENCAISTVTTTTTVTKLTTPASESNSDVISVQEHSKTVVTTTVTDSLTTPEGTLVTSMTVSKEYSTKDKVKLMKFTRPKKTRSGTALPSYRKFVTKSSKKSIFVLPNDDLKKLARRGGIREVPYFNYNAKPALDIWPYPSPRPTFGITWRYRLQTVKSLAGVSLMLRLLWACLKWDDMAAKAPPGGGTTRTETTETEITTTEIIKRRDVGPYGIRSEYCIRKIICPIGVPEAPKETPTPQRKGLRSSALRPKRPETPKQTGPVIMETWVAEEELELWEIRAFAERVEKEKAQAVEQQAKVSEQKKAEEFKAQLEAQLKHQRLAAQQKRLEQQKQIPAGGVVPAASTASSTATTVSTPQKVVVGPLTGPVPTGTKVVLTTKVGSPATVTFQQNKNFHQTFATWVKQGQSSTATSTAASSATSIASTGQTFQLSGSPVTMAGKVITKLPLPANSKIVAVNVPSTQGGVVQVQQKVLGIIPSTTGASQTFTSFQPRTATVTIRPNTTGTLGTTSTSQVVQGTPLRPGMTVIRTPLQQPALGKAIIRTPVVVQQGILPASQTQQVVTQIIRGQPVSTAVSSTSTASSSTGQKTITSSGTAPQQVQPQTPTPPPRPQQGQVKLTMAQLTQLTQGQGGSQGLTVVIQGQGQTTGQLQLIPQGVTVIPGPGQQLMQAAMPNGTIQRFLFTPLPAAATTASTTTTTVSTSTSGAGEAKPALQAAPAAAVPAGQGQAQPQAQPAGAQAQPEAPSPAEAPAEPAAPPEAQPSKSPAQSPAPAPGLSPAPPAGLPPGQAQAQHPAQVVMKQNAVIEHLKQKKTLTPAEREENQRMIVCNQVMKYILDKIDKEEKQAAKKRKREESVEQKRSKQNATKLSALLFKHKEQLKAEILKKRALLDKDLQIEVQEELKRDLTKIKKEKERAQAAAAAAAAAAAAAAAAAPPAPPPVPPAPPQLPAASVTSSSSTTVPVPVSSQKRKREEEKDSSASKSKKKKMISTTSKETKKDTKLYCICKTPYDESKFYIGCDLCTNWYHGECVGITEKEAKKMDVYICNECKRAQEGSSEELYCICRTPYDESQFYIGCDRCQNWYHGRCVGILQSEADLIDEYVCPQCQSTEDAMTVLSPLTDKDYEGLRRVLRSLQAHKMAWPFLEPVDPNDAPDYYGVIKEPMDLATMEERILKRYYKKVTEFVADMTKIFDNCRYYNPSDSPFYQCAEVLESFFVQKLKGFKASRSHNNKLQSTAS; the protein is encoded by the exons GTAGGAGAAGACAGAGAGCGCATCGTCCTCGTTCTCCAATATTGGAAGAAAAAGATATCCCACCCTTGGAGTTTCCTAAATCCTCAGAGGACTTGATGGTGCCTAGTGAGCATATAATGAATGTTATTGCCATCTATGAGGTACTGAGGAACTTTGGCACTGTTTTGCGCCTCTCTCCTTTTCGTTTTGAGGacttctgtgctgctctggtaAGTCAAGAGCAGTGCACACTCATGGCAGAGATGCACATAGTGCTGTTAAAAGCAGTTTTACGTGAAGAAGACACTTCAAATACTACCTTTGGACCTGCTGACCTCAAAGATAGCGTTAATTCCACTTTGTATTTCATAGATGGGATGACGTGGCCAGAGGTTCTGCGGGTATATTGTGAGAGTGACAAGGAATACCATCATGTTCTTCCTTACCAAGAGACAGAGGACTATCCTTATGGACCAGTAGAGAATAAAATCAAAGTTCTGCAGTTCTTAGTGGATCAGTTTCTTACCACAAACATTGCACGTGAGGAGTTGATGTCAGAAGGGGTTATTCAGTATGATGATCATTGTAGGGTCTGTCACAAACTCGGGGATTTGCTCTGCTGTGAGACCTGCTCGGCCGTGTACCACCTGGAGTGTGTGAAGCCGCCCCTGGAGGAGGTGCCCGAGGACGAGTGGCAGTGTGAGGTCTGTGTGGCACACCAGGTGCCCGGGGTGACTGACTGTGTGGCTGAaatccaaaaaaacaaaccctacATCCGCCACGAGCCCATCGGCTACGACCGGCACCGGCGGAAATACTGGTTCCTGAACAGGAGGATCATCAT AGAGGAAGATTCAGAAAGTGAGAAGGATAAGAAAATCTGGTACTACAGCACCAAGATCCAGCTGGCAGAGTTAATTGAATGCCTGGACAAGGATTACTGGGAGGCTGACCTATGCAAAACCCTGGACGAGATGCGTGAGGAAGTTCATCGGCACATGGATGTGACAGAAGACCTTACAAACAAAGCAAGGGGCAGCAACAAGtctttcctttctgcagcaaATG ATGAAATTTTGGACATTATCAGAgcaagaaaaggagaaatagtGGAAGATAAAAACACAGGAGAtgaggaagcagaaaaggccaAAAGTGATGTTGATAATGACCAGACAGATGCTGAGAGAGACAAGGAAGAATCTGGAGACCAAGATAAAATTGAGGAAACACAGAGTGAGCAAGatgtggaaaaagagaaaacagaag AGGCAACAGTCGTTGGGGATAAAAGTAACTGTGTGACCTGCAGCCCTGATGACAGCACCACAaaccctcctgcagcagagaatAGTTGCTCTGAAGGGAAGGACGCAGTGGGGTGTCAGTCAGAAACCCTTGATAGCAACAACGTGGCAGAGAAGAAGGTGGCATCAGAGCTCCCTCTGGAACTCTCAG AAGAAACTGGTCAGATGATCCccagcagtggctctgctgcccctccACAGGCAGATGTTGAGAACAGCAGTGGCAGCGAGCTGGGCTCTGGCCAGAATGACTCCATTAAGACTCTTGATGATGCTGAAAATGCAGAGAGGGGATCCCAGGCTTCAGAGGATTtag GAGAGAAATCCAATGGTGACAGAAGTGATTctccaggggcagggaagggcgCACCAGGCTCGACACGGATGCTCACCAGATTGAGAAATCCAGACAGCAAACTGAGCCAGATGAAAAGCCAGCAggttgctgctgcagcaaatgAAGCAAATAAGTTATATAAAGAAACCAGAGAG GTTCTGGTGGTGAACTCCCAAGGGGAAGTGTCCCGAGTGAACACCAAGAAGGACGTGGTGATTAAAGGAAATATCAACAACTATTTCAaactggggcaggaggggaagtACCGTGTGTATCACAACCAATATGCCACCAACTCCTTTGCCCTGAAcaagcaccagcacagggaggaccATGACAAGAGGAGACACCTCTCACACAAATTCTGCCTGACCCCAGCTGGAGAGTTCAAGTGGAACGGGTCTGTGCATGGCTCCAAAGTTCTCACCATATCCACCCTGAGGCTGACCATTattcagctggaaaacaatATCCCAGCATCCTTCCTTCACCCTAATTGGGCTTCCCACAG GTCTAATTGGATTAAGGCTGTTCAGATGTGCAGCAAACCCAGAGAATTTGCACTAGCACTGGCTATTTTGGAATGTGCAATCAAACCAGTTGTCATGCTGCCCATCTGGAGGGAATCCTTGGGGCATACGAg ATTACGCAGAATGACAGCAatagaaagagaagaaaaggagaaagtgaaaaaaaaagagagaaagcaagaagaagaggaaacaaTGCAGCAAGCTACATGGGTGAAATACACATTTCCTGTCAAACACCAG gtTTGGAAGCAAAAAGGAGAGGAATATAGAGTAACAGGATATGGTGGCTGGAGCTGGATTAGTAAAACCCATGTCCACAGGTTTATGCCCAAACTGCCAGGAAATACTAATgcaaattacagaaaattgcTATCAA CAAAGAGCGAAGATGAAAAATGCAACTTGGATAAACGAAAAGGTGCAGCTAAggtaaaagcagagaaagacaGAGCAAAGGATTCTCGAGATCtgcaagcaaaagaaaaagatgtttcAGAAACCTTGGAGAAAGTacaagtaaaagaagaaaagttgcGTGAAGACAAATTAGAAGTTGACTCAATTTCTGAAAACTTAGATCATGCAAAAGACACAG TGGCAAAAGACACCGATGGTGAAAATGATAAAGTCGTCAAAGAAGAACCTATGGATGTGGATGATGTGAAAATTGAATCCTCCATAAAAGATGAGGACAGTCATTGTAAGCGGGATATAATCAATGTCAGTGAGGGATTTCATTTAAGGACTTGCTACAAAAGGAAAGTAAAATCATCAAAATTAGATGGGCTCCTGGAGCGGCGAATCAAACAGTTCACACTGGAGGAAAAACAGCGTCTAGAAAAGATGAAGCTGGAGGCTGGTGCTAAAACTGGGGGCATTCGATCTGTGAGCCCccagaaaaacacagaggaGCTACAAGTGAGgaatgggaaggaaggaggcCAGTTTGGCTCTCCTTCCCAGGATCAAAGCTACATTTCAGACCAGACCCAAGCTGAAGATGCAGAACAGGACCGTTTGCCCATCAGCAAAGCTGGGGATGAAGATGAACCTTCCTTGCATTTGTCCAACAGGCTCTCAAAAGAGGGGCAGCTGCTGGATGAGGACTGCCCTCAGTCCTCTGAAGGAGACAGCTCTGTTCAGAACAACCCTGAGCCTTCCACTGCTGATAAACATCAAGGACAAGAGGCTCTTGGGGAGTCTGAGAGCTCTTTAGTGGATGGCTTGAAACAAACCAGTGCAGAAGgcagaatcaaatgggatgCTTCAGAAACAGCCCAAAAACCCTTGAAACAAAAGCTGCCTATTACCAGAGTGTCTCAGCGAGAACTTGGAAACTTAGGACCACTGGTACCTGAAAGCAGCTGTAGAAGAGATGCTGTGGGCACTCTTGAAAAACCAGACTCAGAAGGGGATTCtgaacagcaaagcaaagatcCAGAAAACAATTGTATGATAAAAAGCCATATGGAAACCATGTCCTCTCAAGAAAGTGAAATGGAGGAAGAAATTCCTGTAAAGACTGAAAGTAAATCTGAAAAGCTGATATTTCACCAAAAATCAGCTAATAAAGATCTAGAATCATTTAAAACAGGGCTGATTTCTGAAAGAAACCTTGAAAGTCAAGGTCTGGAACACATGGATGGGGaaaatgataacaaagattTACTGAGCTCTAAACTAACAGAGGCTAATGGTCGAAAGAAAGGTCAGGAACTGAAAGTGGAGACAGGTACCATGAACAAATATCTTGATCAGACAAATGTAAATACTATTACTGacaaaaagaataataaagatGAAGAAactgagacagaaaaagaaaaatcatcatttcAAATGAATGGAAAAGACAATGACATTAAAGCATTATCAAATGATGACTGCTTAGTGAAAAATACCTGTGAAGCTAAGGCAGGGGGTGATATTGAACCAAAagttaataatattaataaagcCATTCCAGAACATGAAATAAAACCGTTGACTTTTAAGGAATCTTCAGTAAAACCATTCATGAATGGTGACATCATGGGAGAGGACACAAAGGATAAAAATAATGTGGCCTCAAAGTCACATCTGCAGAGTTCACCTGAGTCTGGAGAGAGTCTTCAGCCACCAGATGAAGTGCCCAAGTGTGTgcagaaaactgaagaaaagcagctttctCCTGAGAGATCTGCCAGTGggggctctgcttccctgccagcacagcctgtctgTAAAGAAAATAACCTGAACAGTGAAACAGAATCTATGGAGACTGAAGCAAGTGAGGAGAAGAAAGTTGCTCCATCTCCTGTAACCTCATGTGAGGAATCCATCTTGAGCAGTCACTTTGCTGACCaaaatggaataaataaaatggaaaatatcaatggagaaagtaaaatgaaaactgtTATTACTGAAGTGACTACCACAACCTCAACTGTGTCCACAGAGTCCAAAACGGTGTTTAAGGTAGCAGAGACTGGAGCTGCCAGTGATGAGAAGACCACAGTTGTTTCCTCTACAGAAAACTGTGCCATCTCCACtgtcaccaccaccaccactgtCACCAAGCTCACCACTCCAGCCTCAGAGAGTAACTCTGATGTCATCTCTGTGCAGGAGCACAGTAAAACAGTGGTTACCACCACAGTCACCGACTCGCTGACCACCCCAGAGGGCACTTTGGTGACTTCCATGACTGTCAGCAAAGAATATTCCACAAAAGACAAAGTGAAGTTAATGAAATTCACAAGACCCAAAAAAACTCGTTCTGGAACTGCCTTGCCATCTTATAGGAAATTTGTTAccaaaagcagtaaaaaaagcATATTTGTTTTACCCAATGATGACTTGAAAAAGCTGGCCAGGAGAGGAGGGATCAGAGAGGTTCCTTATTTCAATTACAATGCAAAGCCTGCCTTGGATATCTGGCCATATCCATCCCCAAGACCGACATTTGGGATCACTTGGAG GTACCGACTCCAAACAGTCAAATCATTGGCTGGAGTGAGCCTGATGTTGAGGTTATTGTGGGCATGTCTCAAGTGGGATGATATGGCAGCTAAAGCTCCCCCTGGGGGAGGAACCACAAGGACAG AAACAACTGAAACTGAAATTACAACAACAGAAATAATCAAGAGGAGAGATGTTGGTCCGTATGGGATCCGCTCAGAGTACTGTATAAGAAAAATCATTTGTCCCATTGGTGTACCAGAGGCTCCAAAAG AAACTCCAACGCCCCAGAGGAAGGGACTGCGATCGAGTGCCCTCAGGCCAAAAAGGCCAGAAACACCCAAGCAAACAGGCCCTGTTATAATGGAAACTTGGGTAGCAGAGGAGGAGTTGGAACTGTGGGAGATCAGGGCATTTGCTGAAAG ggtggagaaggaaaaggcacAGGCAGTTGAACAACAGGCTAAGGTTAGTGAACAGAAGAAGGCAGAGGAGTTCAAGGCCCAATTGGAGGCTCAGCTAAAACACCAACGTTTGGCTGCCCAGCAG AAGcggctggagcagcagaagcagatccctgcaggaggggtggtccctgcagccagcacagccagcagcactgcaaccACAGTGTCCACACCCCAGAAAGTCGTGGTGGGCCCTCTGACAggccctgtccccacaggaaCCAAAGTAGTGCTCACCACTAAAGTGGGGTCTCCAGCTACAGTAACATTCCAACAGAACAAGAATTTCCATCAAACTTTTGCTACTTGGGTTAAGCAAGGCCAGTCTTCAACAG CCACtagcacagctgccagctcagccacaAGCAttgccagcacagggcagacCTTCCAGCTCTCAGGCAGCCCAGTAACGATGGCAGGGAAAGTGATAACTAAGCTGCCACTCCCTGCAAACAGCAAGATTGTTGCCGTCAATGTGCCATCAACTCAAGGAG gTGTGGTTCAAGTTCAGCAAAAGGTATTGGGTATCATTCCATCAACTACAGGTGCAAGTCAAACCTTTACTTCATTCCAGCCAAGGACAGCAACTGTAACCATTAGGCCAAACACCACAGGGACGTTAGGAACAACAAGCACTTCACAA GTGGTGCAGGGGACGCCGCTGCGCCCCGGGATGACGGTGATCCGGACCCCGCTGCAGCAGCCCGCCCTTGGCAAGGCCATCATCAGAACACCTGTAGTGGTGCAACAAGGTATTCTGCCAGCCA GTCAGACCCAGCAAGTGGTGACTCAGATAATCAGGGGTCAGCCTGTCTCAACAGCAGTTTCTAGTACCAGCACAGCTTCCTCCAGCACTGGGCAGAAAACCATCACAAGTTCTGGGACAGCCCCTCAACAAGTTCAGCCTCAGACCCCAACACCTCCCCCTCgcccccagcagggccaggtgaAGCTGACAATGGCCCAGCTCACCCAGCTCACACAAGGGCAG gGTGGCAGTCAAGGCTTAACTGTGGTAATTCAGGGACAAGGTCAAACTACTGGTCAGTTACAATTAATCCCTCAGGGTGTGACTGTAATACCTGGTCCAGGACAGCAGCTTATGCAAGCAGCTATGCCAAATGGTACAATTCAGAGATTTCTGTTCACCCCACTACCAGCAGCTGCTACTACAGCTAGCACAACTACAACCACTGTTTCTACTTCCACCTCGG GTGCGGGGGAAGCCAAGCCGGCTCTGCAGGCGGCTCCAGCAGCGGCCGTGCCCGCGGGGCAgggccaggcccagccccaggcccagcccgCGGGGGCTCAGGCCCAGCCCGAGGCCCCGAGCCCGGCCGAGGCTCCCGCCGAGCCCGCGGCCCCTCCCGAGGCTCAGCCCTCCAAGTCCCCGGCTCAGTCTCCAGCCCCGGCTCcggggctctctccagcaccgCCCGCGGGGCTGCCCCCAGGCCAGGCCCAGGCTCAGCATCCAGCTCAG GTGGTTATGAAGCAGAATGCTGTCATAGAGCATTTGAAACAGAAGAAGACACTCACTCCAGCtgagagggaagaaaatcaGAG AATGATTGTGTGCAACCAAGTGATGAAATATATTCTGGATAAGATAgacaaagaggaaaagcaggcagCTAAGAAACGGAAGCGAGAAGAGAGCGTGGAGCAGAAGCGGAGCAAACAGAACGCGACCaagctctcagctctgctgttcaagcacaaagagcagctgaaagctgaaattctgaaaaaaagagCACTTCTGGACAAAGATCTGCAGATTGAAGTGCAG GAGGAGCTAAAGAGAGACTTGACTAAaattaagaaggaaaaggagcgagcccaggcagcagcagctgcagcagcagccgcagccgccgcggccgccgccgctgcgCCACCAGCACcgccaccagtgccaccagcaccgccacagctgccagctgccagtgtcacctcctcctcctccaccactGTCCCCGTGCCAGTCTCCTCCCAGAAGAGGAAACGAGAGGAGGAGAAAGATTCCTCGGCTTCCAagtccaagaaaaagaaaatgatttCTACTACCTCAAAGGAAACGAAGAAGGACACAAAGCTTTACTGCATCTGTAAAACGCCTTACGACGAGTCCAA GTTCTATATTGGCTGTGATCTTTGTACTAACTGGTATCATGGAGAATGTGTTGGAATCACAGAAAAGGAGGCTAAGAAAATGGATGTGTACATCTGTAATGAGTGTAAACGGGCACAAGAGGGCAGCAGTGAGGAGTTGTACTGTATCTGCAGAACACCTTATGATGAGTCGCA ATTTTACATTGGCTGTGACCGGTGTCAGAACTGGTACCACGGGCGCTGCGTGGGCATCCTGCAGAGCGAGGCCGACCTCATCGATGAGTACgtgtgcccccagtgccagtcCACAGAGGATGCCATGACTGTGCTCAGCCCCCTCACTGATAAGGACTATGAAGGCTTGAGGAGGGTCCTGCGCTCCTTGcag GCTCATAAGATGGCATGGCCATTCCTAGAACCAGTAGATCCCAACGATGCCCCAGATTATTATGGTGTCATCAAAGAACCAATGG ACCTTGCTACCATGGAAGAAAGAATCCTGAAACGTTACTACAAAAAGGTGACGGAGTTTGTGGCAGACATGACCAAAATTTTTGATAACTGCCGTTACTACAATCCCAGTGACTCCCCTTTCTACCAGTGTGCAGAAGTTCTCGAGTCTTTCTTTGTACAGAAACTAAAAGGATTTAAGGCAAGCAG